CGCCTGAACCACCTGCTGCGCAGCAGTGACATAGTCGTGCGGCTGGGCGGTGACGAATTCCTGGTCTACCTGGGGGGCTGCCCCGAAGCCGAGGCACAGCACCTGGCCAAAAGGGTACTCGATGGGGTGATGGCCGAGCCTTGCCTTCTGCCGGACGGCACCCTGCTCCCCCTTAGCCTCAGCATAGGGGTGGCCAGCAGCAACGATTTGGACCTGGACGCCCTGACCGCCCTGGCTGACGACGCCCTCTACGACAGCAAAAAAGGCGGCCGTGGCCGTTGGTCTGCCCGCCAGCAACAAGTCGGCTAAGCAGTTATCATTTCCTTAACCAAAAAGACGCCCTGTTGTCACTGCCATAGGGCCCTTAAGCTGACCTGGTTTCGTTCCCTGATCTGGCAAGGACGCCGTTCTTTTCAGGAAACCGCACACATCGCGCTTTTCCCTCCTTTGGCCTGGCTAAGGCCCTGACGGCAAAAACCTTTTCCATAAAGGGATTCAGATCTTCGACCAAAAGGTCGCCAGATCTTTAATGACGGCGTTCAATTCGTGACCTGTGCCGCACATGGTAAAAACCCTTTTGGCAAACAATAGGTTGCTTATTGACAGCTCAGTTTTTGAGCGGCATGCTCCTTGCACTTAAGAACCTGCTGATGAAAGCCTCAAGGATAAGAGGATCTGAGAGCGGGGCTGGTGGGCAGATGGTCAAGGCCATCTTAGACCCGAACACTCCGGCTCTGTGCCGGGAGAAGATAATCACATCGCCAAGAGGCTTGGCAGGCAGTAGGCCGGTGGCGATCTTGATATAGAAGAATAGCGTCATGCGCACTTTTAAAGGCTCGGATAAATTCTATGTCGGTCAGGCGGTCGGTATTTTTGCACTGGCAATAGCTGCCGTGATCCTTAATAACCAGCAGATCCCGCTTAGAGGTACCTTAGTGGTATTGGCGGCCAGCCTGGGGCTTTTTCTACTGGTACGTTGGTTTATGGACAAGAATGTCCGTGGCCTGTGCTTTGATGAGGTCAGCCTGGAGATCCGCTACCCCCGTGGGCGGGTCCTGCTGCAAAAGGACGAGATCACCCGTATCGAGTCGGTAGGTAGCTCCAGGGTACCGGCCTGGTTTATCTACACCAACGGCAACCGCTACCTGGTGCGCACCCAGCATTTTCCCCACTGGATCCGCCTGCAGATCCTGGATCAGATGCAAAAATTCCGCGCCCAACTTCCCTAAGCCGCTCCCCTGCGGCTTTTCTCAGCAAAATGACAGTCAGGCCCGGTTAAGATCGGGCTTATGGCGATTATCGGTAATACCCCATGTTGAGCGATGAACTGAATTTCCTGCTTCCCTTCCTGCTGGCTGCGGCCGGCTTTTTCGCCCTGTCACTGCTGTTGTACCTGTGGCGCCGGCTGCGTATGCGCCGGCCCTTTGAGCGCCAGCCCCTGCTGAGCGAAGAGGAAGTGCTTTTTCTGCGGCGCTTGGACAGCGCCTGTGGCGAAGACTTCAGGGCCTTTACCAAAGTGCGTTGGGCCGATGTGATTGGCGTCCAGCCCAGATTCAAAGGCAGCGATTACCAGCGGGTGTTTGAACGCATTTGCGCCAAACGCCTGGACTTTGTGCTTTGCTACCCGGATCTGAGCGTGGCAATGGTGGTGGAAAGGGAAGCCAGCAACCCCAACCGCGCCCGGCGCAAAAGGGATGCAGAGCTGGTGCGGATCTGCGATCAAATCGGTTTGCCGCTTCTGGTGGTAAAAGACGACCCTAGCCTCGATGCCCTGCATCTTCGGGCCCATATCGAAAAGCGCCTTAACCGTCTCCCCCCTCAGGCCCCGGTACGGGCCGTCGAGGCGTCAGAAGAAAGACAAGAGCGTACCCAGGAAGTCAGCCTGCCTCCCATCAGCGCCCTGGCCCCCCTGCCCAAAGGAGAGCGGCTTTGCCCCAAGTGCAACGCCGTGATGCAAAAGCGCAAGGTCGCCAAAGGCAAATACGAAGGCCAAAGTTTCTGGGCCTGCTCGGCTTATCCCCTTTGCAAGACGGTACAACCCATCAAGGAAGAAACCGCCGACAAGCCGGTATTGCAGGCAAGTATTAAGGACAAGGAAGTGGTCACAGAGGGCCTATTTACCTTGAGGGCCACAAGATAAAAAGCAACATCAAGCCGGGTCTTGCCCGGCTTTTTTACGCCCCAAATTCACACCAATGGCGATAGAATCTTCACAAGCTTCATTAGGATATGGTCGCTTTTAACAAGCAGCCCAGGGTCGGGCTGGCATCTTGCACGAAAGGGAAGACAACTGGCTCCAGGCCCTGAGGTTGGCAGGCATTGACCTAGCCTTTAATCCTTTGTCTATGGAGAGCCAATGAAAGCATTATCCCTTTTGGCAGCTGCCTTGCTGTCCTCCTCGGCCTTTGCCGCCGAAACCCCTTTTCAATTATCCCAAGATACCTTGGTTGACGGCCAAGTGGACTCGGCCACGGCCCAGCACCTTAGCCTGCCTTTGCAGGTACAAAACCAGGGCTTTGCCCATACCGATGCTACGACTGTCCTGAAAGGCAACTACCTGCACGACAATGCCCTTATCCAGTTCGATATCAATACTGACGGCAATACCGCCTACTACCTGGGTAAGCAGGTTCAAGGTACGCAATACAAAGGCAACTGGTATGACAGTCAAGGCAATGCCGGCGACTTCAACCTCACCGCCGGTGACGATGACCAAAATGGTGGCGATTGTAACGCCGCCACCGAAACTGGCTGGTTTAACGGCTATTACTGCAATGCCGAGATCGATGGTGGCGGCTGGCAATTGGTGGCAGTGCGCAATACTGCCAATCCTCGAGAAGCTGTCACAAGCATTACGTCCATAGACAGCGAACAGTACTTGCAGCCAGAACTCTGGGTTGAACTGAAGCGGAAATCCTCTGAGGTCCTTTTCCTGCAGCCAGCCACAAACCTATGGGGAATTATGAATATTGCAGAAGCAAGTAACCCCAGTTTCTGTGTTCCATTAGTCGACGACCTTAGCTCACCTAAGTTGGTGCATGCCGAAAATTCAGGTTGTGATGCCAACAATACAGACTACACCATGGTCGGCCACCCTTCTGACAGCAGCAAAACTCAAGGCAATCTCTACTCTTACTCAACAGCCTACAAACTGTGGGTACGCCAAAACTTCGGCATAGTTTCTTACAACGGTACTTTGATGGTATTCGTACGATAGCCCTATACTAGGCGCCTTAGGCGCCTTTTTCTTGGCCAAAATTCCGCCAGGGCCATTGCTCCTGTCACACAAAGTCAGTAGGCTTGCGCCCCTTATTAACTAAGGGGTATCCCAGAGTGCTGACCACCGCCAATATCACCATGCAGTTCGGCGACAAGCCGCTTTTCGAAAACATCTCCGTCAAGTTTGGTGAGGGCAACCGTTATGGCCTGATCGGTGCCAACGGCTGTGGTAAGTCCACCTTCATGAAGATCCTCACCGGCGAGCTGGAACCGAGCGGCGGTAACGTCTCCCTGGCGCCCCATACCCGCATGGCCAAACTGGGCCAGGACCAGTTTGCCTTCGAAGACTTTTCCGTTATCGACACCGTGGTGATGGGCCATGCCGAGCT
The Gallaecimonas xiamenensis 3-C-1 genome window above contains:
- a CDS encoding DUF2726 domain-containing protein, which translates into the protein MLSDELNFLLPFLLAAAGFFALSLLLYLWRRLRMRRPFERQPLLSEEEVLFLRRLDSACGEDFRAFTKVRWADVIGVQPRFKGSDYQRVFERICAKRLDFVLCYPDLSVAMVVEREASNPNRARRKRDAELVRICDQIGLPLLVVKDDPSLDALHLRAHIEKRLNRLPPQAPVRAVEASEERQERTQEVSLPPISALAPLPKGERLCPKCNAVMQKRKVAKGKYEGQSFWACSAYPLCKTVQPIKEETADKPVLQASIKDKEVVTEGLFTLRATR